One part of the Arabidopsis thaliana chromosome 1 sequence genome encodes these proteins:
- a CDS encoding C2 calcium/lipid-binding and GRAM domain containing protein (C2 calcium/lipid-binding and GRAM domain containing protein; CONTAINS InterPro DOMAIN/s: C2 membrane targeting protein (InterPro:IPR018029), C2 calcium/lipid-binding domain, CaLB (InterPro:IPR008973), GRAM (InterPro:IPR004182), C2 region (InterPro:IPR020477), C2 calcium-dependent membrane targeting (InterPro:IPR000008); BEST Arabidopsis thaliana protein match is: C2 calcium/lipid-binding and GRAM domain containing protein (TAIR:AT5G50170.1); Has 30201 Blast hits to 17322 proteins in 780 species: Archae - 12; Bacteria - 1396; Metazoa - 17338; Fungi - 3422; Plants - 5037; Viruses - 0; Other Eukaryotes - 2996 (source: NCBI BLink).), translating to MKLQVRVVEARNLPAMDLNGFSDPYVRLQLGKQRSRTKVVKKNLNPKWTEDFSFGVDDLNDELVVSVLDEDKYFNDDFVGQVRVSVSLVFDAENQSLGTVWYPLNPKKKGSKKDCGEILLKICFSQKNSVLDLTSSGDQTSASRSPDLRLESPIDPSTCASPSRSDDASSIPQTTFAGRFTQIFQKNAITATPTQSSSRSIDASDLSEISKPVFSLELSEDESSSTSFEELLKAMESKDQGSEPPSNLSGGVVVDQLFMISPSDLNIVLFASDSSFYASLTELQGTTEVQIGPWKAENDGESVKRVVSYLKAATKLIKAVKGTEEQTYLKADGEVYAVLASVATPDVPFGGTFKVEVLYCISPGPELPSGEQCSRLVVSWRLNFLQSTMMRGMIENGARQGLKDNFEQYANLLAQSVKPVDSKDIGLNKEQALSSLQAEPQSDWKLAVQYFANFTVLSTFLIGIYVFVHIVFAIPSAIQGLEFNGLDLPDSIGEFVVSGVLVLQCERVLQLISRFMQARKQKGSDHGIKAHGDGWLLTVALIEGVDLAAVDPSGHCDPYIVFTSNGKTRTSSIKFQKSNPQWNEIFEFDAMADPPSVLNVEVFDFDGPFDEAVSLGHAEVNFVRSNISDLADVWVPLQGKLAQACQSKLHLRIFLDHTGGGDVVRDYLNKMEKEVGKKINVRSPQTNSAFQKLFGLPQEEFLINDFTCHLKRKMPLQGRLFLSARIVGFYASIFGNKTKFFFLWEDIEEIQVLPPTLASMGSPIVVMTLRPNRGLDARIGAKTHDEEGRLKFHFHSFVSFNVAQKTIMALWKAKSLTPEQKVQAVEEESEQKLQSEESGLFLGVDDVRFSEVFSLTLPVPVSFFMELFGGGEVDRKAMERAGCQSYSCSPWESEKDDVYERQTYYRDKRISRYRGEVTSTQQKSLVPEKNGWLVEEVMTLHGVPLGDYFNLHLRYQMEESTSKPKTTYVRVYFGIEWLKSTRHQKRVTKNILVNLQDRLKMTFGFLEKEYSSRQQQQQVT from the exons ATGAAGCTTCAGGTCCGAGTCGTGGAAGCGAGGAATCTACCGGCTATGGATCTCAATGGGTTTAGCGACCCTTACGTTAGATTGCAGCTGGGAAAGCAAAGGTCACGGACCAAAGTAGTGAAGAAGAACTTGAACCCCAAATGGACTGAAGATTTCAGTTTTGGCGTCGACGATTTGAACGACGAACTCGTCGTCTCTGTTCTTGATGAAGATAAATACTTCAACGATGACTTCGTTGGGCAGGTTAGAGTTTCTGTTTCCCTTGTTTTCGATGCAGAGAATCAATCTCTTGGCACTGTTTGGTATCCTCTTaatccaaagaagaaaggttcCAAAAAGGATTGTG GTGAGATACTTTTGAAGATATGTTTCAGTCAGAAGAACTCGGTTCTTGATTTGACTTCTAGTGGGGATCAAACCTCTGCTTCGAGGAGTCCTGACTTGAGACTAGAATCACCTATTGATCCCTCTACTTGTGCCTCTCCTTCTAGATCAGATGATGCTTCATCTATCCCCCAGACAACCTTTGCGGGTCGATTCACTCAGATTTTTCAGAAGAATGCTATCACCGCTACACCTACACAATCCAGTAGTAGGAGCATTGATGCATCTGACCTATCTGAGATCTCCAAACCTGTCTTTTCCCTTGAGCTGTCTGAAGATGAATCATCTTCTACTTCCTTTGAGGAATTATTGAAGGCAATGGAGTCGAAAGATCAGGGTAGTGAACCTCCTAGTAATCTATCAGGAGGTGTCGTTGTGGACCAGTTATTTATGATTTCCCCATCAGATCTTAACATTGTGCTTTTCGCATCGGATTCAAGTTTCTATGCATCATTGACTGAACTGCAAGGGACCACGGAAGTTCAAATTGGACCATGGAAAGCAGAAAATGATGGCGAGAGTGTTAAGCGTGTTGTAAGTTACCTCAAGGCTGCAACCAAACTTATTAAGGCTGTCAAAGGCACAGAGGAGCAGACATATCTCAAAGCGGACGGAGAGGTTTACGCAGTTTTAGCAAGTGTTGCCACTCCAGATGTCCCATTCGGAGGTACCTTCAAAGTTGAAGTGCTTTACTGCATCTCTCCTGGGCCTGAGCTGCCATCTGGTGAGCAGTGTTCACGTTTGGTAGTTTCATGGAGATTGAATTTTCTTCAGAGCACCATGATGAGAGGTATGATAGAGAATGGAGCTCGACAAGGTCTAAAAGACAACTTCGAACAGTATGCCAATTTGTTGGCTCAAAGTGTAAAGCCTGTAGATTCTAAGGATATTGGGCTGAACAAGGAGCAAGCTCTCTCTTCCTTGCAAGCTGAGCCTCAATCAGACTGGAAATTGGCTGTACAGTATTTTGCCAATTTCACCGTGTTATCCACTTTCTTGATTGgtatttatgtatttgtcCACATTGTGTTTGCCATACCCAGTGCAATCCAAGGGCTTGAGTTTAATGGCCTTGATTTACCGGATTCAATTGGGGAGTTTGTTGTTAGTGGGGTTCTCGTTCTTCAATGTGAAAGAGTATTGCAACTGATTTCCCGTTTCATGCAGgcaagaaaacagaaag GCAGTGATCATGGCATCAAAGCGCATGGAGATGGTTGGTTGCTAACTGTTGCTCTAATTGAGGGGGTCGATCTAGCAGCTGTAGATCCAAGCGGGCATTGTGATCCGTATATTGTATTTACTTCCAATGGGAAGACAAGAACCAGCTCCATCAAGTTCCAGAAATCTAATCCTCAGTGGAACG aaatatttgaattcGATGCAATGGCTGATCCTCCTTCTGTACTGAATgttgaagtttttgatttcGATGGACCTTTTGACGAGGCTGTTTCATTGGGGCATGCTGAAGTCAACTTTGTGAGATCTAATATATCTGATTTAGCGGATGTTTGGGTTCCACTTCAAGGGAAACTAGCTCAGGCTTGTCAATCCAAACTTCACTTGAGGATTTTCTTGGATCATACAGGAGGTGGAGATGTTGTCAGAGACTATTTAAATAAGATGGAGAAAGAGGTGGGCAAGAAG ATTAATGTGCGGTCTCCTCAAACAAATTCAGCTTTTCAGAAGCTCTTTGGTCTCCCACAAGAAGAATTTCTAATCAATGACTTTACATGTCACTTAAAGCGGAAAATGCCTTTGCAG GGTCGTCTTTTCCTGTCTGCAAGAATTGTTGGCTTTTATGCAAGCATTTTtggtaacaaaacaaaattctttttccTGTGGGAAGATATAGAGGAAATTCAAGTGCTTCCTCCCACTCTTGCCTCAATGGGGAGTCCCATTGTCGTCATGACTCTCAGACCAAATAGAGGACTGGACGCGAGGATAGGTGCAAAGACACATGATGAGGAAGGCAGGCTTAAGTTCCATTTCCACTCATTTGTGTCTTTCAATGTGGCACAAAA GACAATAATGGCTCTGTGGAAAGCAAAATCTTTGACTCCAGAGCAGAAAGTGCAAGCTGTTGAAGAGGAATCAGAGCAGAAACTCCAAAGTGAAGAGAGTGGTCTGTTCTTGGGTGTTGATGATGTGCGATTCTCTGAGGTTTTCTCTTTGACTCTCCCTGTCCCG GTAAGTTTCTTTATGGAGTTGTTTGGTGGAGGTGAAGTGGATCGTAAGGCTATGGAGAGAGCGGGTTGCCAGAGCTATTCATGCAGTCCATGGGAGTCAGAGAAGGATGATGTGTATGAGAGGCAGACATACTACAGAGATAAGCGGATATCACGTTACAGAGGAGAAGTAACAAGTACACAGCAAAAGTCCCTAGTGCCAGAGAAGAATGGGTGGCTTGTCGAAGAGGTCATGACCCTCCATGGAGTTCCACTGGGTGACTATTTTAATCTCCATCTAAGATACCAAATGGAAGAatcaacttcaaaaccaaagacGACATATGTGCGAGTATACTTTGGGATTGAATGGCTAAAGAGCACTAGACATCAGAAAAGGGTGACGAAAAACATCCTAGTAAATCTGCAAGATCGTCTGAAGATGACATTTGGATTCTTGGAAAAGGAATATAGCAGCagacaacagcaacaacaagtaacataa
- the ATG18G gene encoding autophagy 18 G-like protein (homolog of yeast autophagy 18 (ATG18) G (ATG18G); CONTAINS InterPro DOMAIN/s: WD40 repeat-like-containing domain (InterPro:IPR011046), Breast carcinoma amplified sequence 3 (InterPro:IPR022175), WD40 repeat (InterPro:IPR001680), WD40/YVTN repeat-like-containing domain (InterPro:IPR015943), WD40 repeat, subgroup (InterPro:IPR019781); BEST Arabidopsis thaliana protein match is: homolog of yeast autophagy 18 (ATG18) H (TAIR:AT1G54710.1); Has 888 Blast hits to 884 proteins in 197 species: Archae - 0; Bacteria - 6; Metazoa - 334; Fungi - 309; Plants - 178; Viruses - 0; Other Eukaryotes - 61 (source: NCBI BLink).), translated as MMKKGKGKNSGLLPNSFKIISSCLKTVSANATNVASSVRSAGASVAASISAAEDDKDQVTWAGFGILELGQHVTRHVLLLGYQNGFQVFDVEDASNFNELVSKRGGPVSFLQMQPLPARSGDHEGFWNSHPLLLVVAGDETNGTGLGHSFSQNGSLARDGSSDSKAGDAINYPTTVRFYSLRSHSYVYVLRFRSSVCMIRCSSRVVAVGLANQIYCVDALTLENKFSVLTYPVPQPVRQGTTRVNVGYGPMAVGPRWLAYASKSSMTMKTGRLSPQTFTSSPSLSPSSSSGGSSFMARYAMESSKQLANGLINLGDMGYKTLSKYCQDMLPDGSTSPASPNAIWKVGGVSGSDAENAGMVAVKDLVSGALVSQFKAHTSPISALCFDPSGTLLVTASVCGNNINVFQIMPSRSHNAPGDLSYEWESSHVHLFKLHRGITSAIVQDICFSQQSQWVAIISSKGTCHIFVLNSSGSDAAFQPCEGEEPTRLPASSLPWWFTQSLSSNQQSLSPPTAVALSVVSRIKYSSFGWLNTVSNATTAATGKVFVPSGAVAAVFHKSVTHDLQLNSRTNALEHILVYTPSGHVVQHELLPSVCTESPENGLRVQKTSHVQVQEDDLRVKVEPIQWWDVCRRSDWLETEERLPKSITEKQYDLETVSNHLTSHEDACLSLDMNSHFSEDKYLKSCSEKPPERSHCYLSNFEVKVTSGMLPVWQNSKISFHVMDSPRDSSSTGGEFEIEKVPAHELEIKQKKLLPVFDHFHSTKATLEDRFSMKCYHTSATGSHQVNGKICQDIINCHSKPGSIESAESSEEGSTKQMENLHDSDHMSNSIKSSLPLYPTVNGIYKEIEKNNANGWMEKPVTAKLSTLKETRITNGFTTPPILTDSVNEQMLSTGKPPMGFGFALHEEHCKAVADPKEEHLKKKLDEVTNVHHLNVNNNNTEKLQGDKMVHGMVSFVGD; from the exons atgatgaagaagggGAAAGGAAAGAACAGTGGCTTGTTACCGAATTCCTTTAAGATTATATCTTCTTGCCTTAAAACTGTATCGGCTAACGCCACCAACGTTGCGTCGTCTGTTCGTTCCGCTGGTGCCTCCGTTGCTGCTTCAATTTCCGCTGCTGAAGATGATAAGGATCAG GTGACCTGGGCTGGATTTGGCATTCTTGAACTGGGTCAACATGTCACCAGACATGTTCTCTTACTCGGTTATCAGAATGGCTTTCAAGTCTTTGATGTTGAGGATGCCTCTAATTTTAATGAACTGGTCTCTAAACGAGGTGGTCCAGTTTCATTCTTACAGATGCAGCCATTACCTGCAAGGTCTGGTGATCATGAGGGTTTTTGGAACTCACATCCTCTTTTGCTGGTTGTTGCTGGGGATGAAACAAATGGCACTGGTTTGGGTCACAGTTTTTCCCAGAATGGTTCATTAGCAAGAGATGGTAGTTCAGACTCTAAAGCCGGGGATGCCATCAATTATCCTACCACTGTTCGCTTCTACTCCCTTAGGTCCCACAGTTATGTATATGTCCTGAGATTTCGGTCATCTGTTTGCATGATTAGATGCAGCTCCCGAGTAGTCGCTGTTGGCCTTGCGAATCAA ATATATTGTGTTGACGCACTTACTCTGGAAAATAAGTTCAGTGTTCTCACTTATCCTGTCCCCCAGCCAGTGAGACAAGGGACAACCAGAGTTAATGTTGGCTATGGTCCGATGGCTGTAGGTCCAAGGTGGCTTGCATATGCGTCCAAAAGTTCCATGACCATGAAAACAGGGCGCCTAAGCCCACAGACGTTTACTTCTTCACCCAGTCTCAGCCCAAGTTCATCATCAGGTGGAAGCAGTTTTATGGCCCGTTATGCCATGGAGTCTAGCAAGCAGTTAGCCAATGGATTAATCAACCTGGGGGACATGGGATACAAAACATTGTCAAAATACTGTCAAGATATGCTCCCTGATGGATCTACTTCTCCAGCATCACCAAATGCAATCTGGAAAGTTGGTGGGGTTTCTGGATCAGATGCAGAGAATGCCGGAATG GTTGCTGTTAAAGATCTTGTTTCTGGAGCTTTAGTATCACAGTTCAAGGCTCATACGAGTCCTATCTCAGCACTTTGTTTTGATCCTAGTGGAACTCTATTGGTTACTGCTTCAGTATGTGGGAACAATATCAATGTCTTTCAGATCATGCCATCTCGTTCACATAATGCACCTGGTGACCTAAGTTATGAGTGGGAATCTTCTCATGTGCATCTCTTCAAACTGCATAGAGGGATCACTTCAGCT ATTGTCCAGGACATTTGCTTTAGTCAGCAGAGTCAGTGGGTTGCTATTATTTCATCCAAGGGTACTTGccatatatttgttttaaactcTTCTGGTAGCGACGCTGCGTTTCAACCTTGCGAGGGTGAGGAGCCTACCCGACTACCAGCTTCATCCTTGCCATGGTGGTTTACTCAATCGTTGTCAAGTAATCAGCAGTCTTTATCGCCACCAACAGCTGTTGCCCTTTCTGTTGTAAGCAGAATAAAGTATAGCAGTTTTGGGTGGCTTAACACAGTAAGCAATGCTACTACTGCTGCTACTGGAAAAGTTTTTGTACCATCAGGTGCCGTGGCTGCTGTTTTTCATAAATCTGTCACTCATGACCTTCAGCTGAACTCCCGGACTAACGCGTTGGAGCATATCTTAGTCTATACTCCATCAGGCCATGTGGTGCAGCATGAACTTCTGCCATCAGTTTGCACAGAATCACCTGAAAATGGTTTGAGAGTGCAAAAAACATCACATGTTCAAGTTCAGGAGGATGATTTGAGGGTCAAAGTTGAGCCTATTCAGTGGTGGGATGTATGTAGAAGGTCTGACTGGCTAGAGACTGAGGAACGACTTCCCAAAAGTATCACTGAAAAGCAATATGATTTAGAGACAGTGTCGAATCACTTGACAAGCCATGAGGATGCATGTCTTTCCCTTGACATGAACAGCCATTTTAGTGAAGATAAGTATTTGAAAAGCTGTTCTGAGAAGCCCCCTGAAAGATCACATTGCTATCTTTCTAACTTTGAGGTAAAGGTTACCTCGGGGATGCTACCAGTGTGGCAAAATTCAAAG ATTTCTTTTCATGTTATGGATTCTCCAAGAGATAGTAGTTCCACTGGTGGAGAGTTTGAGATAGAAAAGGTTCCGGCCCATGAACttgaaataaaacagaaaaagctGCTGCCAGTTTTTGACCATTTCCACAGCACCAAAGCAACGTTGGAAGACAG GTTTTCAATGAAATGCTATCACACATCCGCAACGGGATCTCATCAAGTTAATGGAAAAATATGCCAAGATATTATCAACTGTCACTCTAAGCCAGGATCAATTGAGTCCGCCGAAAGTTCTGAAGAGg GTTCAACAAAACAGATGGAGAATCTCCATGATTCGGATCATATGAGCAACTCAATCAAGTCTTCTTTACCCCTTTACCCAACAGTAAATGGGATCTACAAGGAAATAGAGAAGAACAACGCAAATGGGTGGATGGAGAAACCCGTAACAGCCAAACTCTCTACACTCAAAGAAACCCGGATCACAAATGGTTTTACCACACCACCTATACTCACCGATAGTGTCAACGAACAGATGCTCTCTACAGGAAAACCTCCTATGGGCTTTGGTTTTGCTTTGCATGAGGAGCACTGTAAAGCAGTAGCAGATCCAAAAGAAGAACACCTGAAAAAGAAGTTAGATGAAGTTACTAATGTTCATCACTTAAAcgtcaacaacaacaacacagaGAAACTACAAGGAGACAAAATGGTACATGGTATGGTTTCCTTTGTAGGTGATTAA
- a CDS encoding HXXXD-type acyl-transferase family protein (HXXXD-type acyl-transferase family protein; FUNCTIONS IN: transferase activity, transferring acyl groups other than amino-acyl groups, transferase activity; INVOLVED IN: biological_process unknown; EXPRESSED IN: sepal, flower; EXPRESSED DURING: petal differentiation and expansion stage; CONTAINS InterPro DOMAIN/s: Transferase (InterPro:IPR003480); BEST Arabidopsis thaliana protein match is: HXXXD-type acyl-transferase family protein (TAIR:AT5G41040.1); Has 2639 Blast hits to 2624 proteins in 137 species: Archae - 0; Bacteria - 2; Metazoa - 0; Fungi - 51; Plants - 2580; Viruses - 0; Other Eukaryotes - 6 (source: NCBI BLink).): MASCIQELHFTHLHIPVTINQQFLVHPSSPTPANQSPHHSLYLSNLDDIIGARVFTPSVYFYPSTNNRESFVLKRLQDALSEVLVPYYPLSGRLREVENGKLEVFFGEEQGVLMVSANSSMDLADLGDLTVPNPAWLPLIFRNPGEEAYKILEMPLLIAQVTFFTCGGFSLGIRLCHCICDGFGAMQFLGSWAATAKTGKLIADPEPVWDRETFKPRNPPMVKYPHHEYLPIEERSNLTNSLWDTKPLQKCYRISKEFQCRVKSIAQGEDPTLVCSTFDAMAAHIWRSWVKALDVKPLDYNLRLTFSVNVRTRLETLKLRKGFYGNVVCLACAMSSVESLINDSLSKTTRLVQDARLRVSEDYLRSMVDYVDVKRPKRLEFGGKLTITQWTRFEMYETADFGWGKPVYAGPIDLRPTPQVCVLLPQGGVESGNDQSMVVCLCLPPTAVHTFTRLLSLNDHK, from the coding sequence ATGGCTTCTTGCATCCAAGAACTTCATTTCACTCACCTCCATATCCCAGTCACCATCAACCAGCAATTTCTTGTACATCCATCAAGTCCAACACCTGCAAATCAATCTCCTCACCATAGTCTCTATCTATCAAACCTAGATGATATAATCGGAGCACGAGTTTTCACTCCCTCCGTTTATTTCTATCCATCAACCAATAATCGAGAATCTTTTGTACTGAAACGGCTTCAAGATGCTCTTAGTGAGGTTTTAGTTCCGTATTATCCACTCTCTGGTAGGTTAAGAGAAGTGGAAAATGGGAAACTGGAAGTTTTCTTTGGAGAAGAGCAAGGTGTGTTAATGGTGTCGGCAAATTCATCAATGGATTTAGCTGATCTTGGAGATCTTACAGTTCCAAATCCAGCTTGGTTACCATTAATCTTTCGAAACCCaggagaagaagcttacaAGATCCTCGAAATGCCGTTACTTATAGCTCAAGTAACGTTTTTCACCTGTGGTGGATTTAGCCTCGGGATTAGACTTTGCCATTGCATTTGTGATGGTTTTGGAGCTATGCAGTTTCTCGGCTCGTGGGCAGCTACAGCGAAAACCGGAAAATTGATTGCAGATCCTGAGCCGGTTTGGGATAGAGAGACTTTCAAACCAAGAAACCCTCCAATGGTGAAATACCCACATCATGAGTATCTTCCAATTGAAGAAAGATCGAATTTGACGAACTCCTTGTGGGATACAAAGCCATTGCAGAAATGTTACAGGATAAGCAAAGAGTTTCAGTGTCGTGTTAAAAGCATTGCTCAAGGAGAAGATCCAACCTTAGTTTGTAGCACGTTTGATGCAATGGCTGCACACATATGGAGATCATGGGTCAAAGCACTTGATGTGAAGCCACTGGATTACAATCTCAGGCTCACGTTTTCAGTCAACGTAAGAACAAGACTAGAAACCCTAAAGTTAAGAAAAGGTTTTTACGGCAATGTGGTGTGTTTGGCTTGCGCAATGAGCAGTGTCGAGAGTCTTATTAACGATTCTCTTTCTAAGACAACACGTTTGGTTCAGGATGCGAGACTTAGGGTTTCAGAGGATTACTTGCGTTCTATGGTGGATTACGTTGATGTAAAGAGGCCAAAGAGGTTAGAGTTTGGTGGGAAGCTAACGATAACGCAATGGACCCGGTTTGAAATGTATGAGACTGCGGATTTTGGATGGGGTAAACCGGTTTATGCAGGGCCAATTGACTTGAGGCCTACGCCACAGGTTTGCGTGTTGTTGCCACAAGGAGGAGTTGAGTCTGGCAATGACCAAAGCATGGTGGTTTGCCTTTGCTTGCCTCCTACTGCTGTTCATACCTTTACTCGGCTTCTATCTTTAAATGATCATAAATAA
- a CDS encoding 2-oxoglutarate (2OG) and Fe(II)-dependent oxygenase superfamily protein has protein sequence MESTDRSSQAKAFDEAKIGVKGLVDSGITEIPALFRATPATLASLKSPPPPKHLTIPTVDLKGASVVEKIGEAAEKWGLFHLVNHGIPVEVLERMIQGIRGFHEQEPEAKKRFYSRDHTRDVLYFSNHDLQNSEAASWRDTLGCYTAPEPPRLEDLPAVCGEIMLEYSKEIMSLGERLFELLSEALGLNSHHLKDMDCAKSQYMVGQHYPPCPQPDLTIGINKHTDISFLTVLLQDNVGGLQVFHEQYWIDVTPVPGALVINIGDFLQVKKIMLLLRSCFISCMIWGLILLFYCVQLITNDKFISAEHRVIANGSSEPRTSVAIVFSTFMRAYSRVYGPIKDLLSAENPAKYRDCTLTEFSTIFSSKTLDAPKLHHFKI, from the exons ATGGAGTCAACTGATCGTTCAAGTCAAGCAAAAGCTTTCGACGAGGCCAAAATCGGTGTGAAAGGGCTTGTGGATTCAGGAATCACAGAGATTCCGGCCCTGTTCCGTGCAACGCCGGCTACTCTTGCAAGCCTGAAGTCGCCACCACCTCCAAAGCATCTCACCATCCCTACCGTTGATCTCAAAGGAGCAAGCGTGGTGGAGAAGATCGGAGAAGCTGCTGAGAAATGGGGATTATTCCATTTGGTGAATCACGGCATCCCGGTGGAGGTTCTGGAGAGGATGATTCAAGGGATTCGCGGGTTTCACGAGCAAGAACCTGAAGCCAAGAAACGCTTCTACTCTAGGGATCACACTAGAGACGTGCTTTACTTTAGCAATCATGATCTCCAAAACTCCGAGGCCGCCAGTTGGAGAGACACTCTCGGTTGTTATACCGCACCCGAGCCTCCCAGATTAGAGGATTTGCCCGCGGTTTGCGG GGAGATTATGCTGGAGTACTCAAAGGAAATAATGAGTTTAGGTGAAAGGCTATTTGAGCTTCTATCAGAGGCTTTGGGGTTGAACTCTCATCATCTCAAGGACATGGACTGTGCCAAGTCTCAATATATGGTTGGCCAACACTACCCACCTTGCCCTCAGCCTGACCTTACTATAGGCATAAACAAGCACACCGATATTTCCTTTCTCACCGTTCTTCTTCAAGACAATGTTGGAGGGCTTCAAGTTTTCCATGAACAGTATTGGATTGATGTTACTCCTGTCCCTGGGGCTCTAGTCATTAACATTGGAGATTTTCTTCAGGTTAAAAAGATCATGTTGCTACTTCGATCTTGCTTCATTTCATGTATGATTTGGGGTTTGATCCTTCTTTTTTACTGTGTGCAGCTTATAACCAATGATAAGTTCATAAGCGCGGAGCATAGGGTGATAGCCAATGGATCTTCTGAACCGCGGACTTCCGTGGCAATTGTTTTCAGCACGTTCATGAGGGCGTATTCTCGAGTATATGGGCCAATCAAAGATCTCCTGTCTGCAGAAAACCCTGCTAAGTATAGAGACTGCACCCTCACCGAATTTTCAACCATCTTCAGCTCAAAAACGCTCGATGCTCCTAAGTTACACCATTTCAAAATCTAA